DNA from Etheostoma spectabile isolate EspeVRDwgs_2016 chromosome 23, UIUC_Espe_1.0, whole genome shotgun sequence:
agtttATGCAGGCTTGTACGTTTGACTGTTTTTATCGAAGAACCATGTAATTCATAAAAGCAGTGGCTGATTTTGTGTGGGGAAAGTTTTAAATGCCCATCCAAATGCATCTGACATTGTCTATGCAGAAAATGAACAAGACTTTGTAATCCCATAAACCTGGATGCTCAAAATAACTCTCCCCTCTTTAGAACTGTATTACTCTTTAAGGGCGAAGTTCAATCCCAAACCTAATTATCTACTAATTGGTCATTCCTTGGCGTGGGTTACCTAATTTTTTAACCTTAACCATTAATGTGCCACTACACGTCGATGTTGTCTTGGTGCCAGTTTGTTGGCCAGCAGACAAGCCAGGGCGATGCCTCCGATTTGAGTGAAGGCCAATCCTAATACTGTGGCAGCAATGTGGAATACGTTGTCGTTGACCAAACTAAAGACTTTGCGGAAGCAGCCATGGGGATGGATTCCTGCAGCAGTTACTCCTTCAACATCATCCGACAGAAGGGGTCGATTCTTGCAGCCCTTGCGTCTCACACAGCAGCTGTCCGGCAGGGACACAGAAGTGCCATTCTCGTTGAGCAGGAAGGTCATATGCTGGATAGCCCAGTCCGAAGTGAGCCAGTCATGCCAACCATCAGCTCCACAACACTCCAGGGACCTCTGCAGGCTGTCTAATGCATCGGCACGGCCCTCATCCTCCGTGTAGCCGGCCACCGCTCGCTGTAAACCGCTGCGAAATCCTCCGGCAATGTCTTCGCGATAGAAGAGACCTGAGAGTCCAGCTGCCAAACCGGCTATTAGTGCTGCGAGTTGAAAAAACCCATAAGCCCTGAGCACGCAGGGGAGATTTGCAGCCACCCCTAGACAACCCAGGAAGCCCCAGGCGGTGATGGCTGCACCTGTGGTTAAAAGGATGAGCGGGGCGTTGGGGTAGCGATTGGCAGACAGCAACATGTAGTCTGCCAGTGAAATCTGTGCCCAAACACCCAGGCTTAAGATGGCTAAACCTGCTGCCCAGAAGAGGCAGCTGAAGGCCAGGAGACCCAGGCGGAGGAGGTGCATGACTCCAAATGGGCGGCAGCAGGGTGGGGCAGCGCCCACAGGTGGCGGTGCAGGGGGTGCCAGGGAGGCCTCTGAACCCACGGACAAGGATagtcgctgctgctgctggtggagCTGCTCTTCCTGCTCTTGGTAGGGTGGCAGCAGGTAGCCAGGTATCGCAGAGGGTCGACtaggaagaggaggtggagagaGCAGGTCAAAACCCCGGGGAGAGGAAAGTCTTCGCACAGCCAGCTGCTGGCGCTCCCAGTCCAAAACTTGTCTGCTGGGACTCGGCCGAGCAGACAGCGAGTCGTAAGGCAGTGCAGAGCTCATGATCCTGGCTCTAGCTTTAtctactcctctctctctctcgctttaacacactcctcctctctcttccttcctctaTCAGTGCCTTCACTCTTGTCCTCCTGCAACacacaatcccccccccccacacacttctTTACGACTGGTTATTAATCAGCCATCAACACCACCAATGCAGACTGGACTGTAAATCACACTGATGGGTGTCGCGTCGTGCCGTTATCTGCATCCACAGCCCCCCGGTCTccactgtatttattgtttatttcgaGCGTTCTTTCCACCTGCGTGGTCACCAGCTCTAAAAAAAATGCCTCCGCTGATAGTCACATCCAGACATCTGGCTGCTCGCTGCTACACCTCGCTCTGGTCAAAGAGGGAGGTTATTGCAGTGGGACGGACCTGAAACCCACTCGTGCACACCCTCTCTcggtctggaggagacatcccTTTTAGTTTAACTATAAACCAATAAATGAATGGGGatggctttttaaaatgtaaaaatcttcCCCATGTTAAACTCTTATGACATAATGCCAGATATAATTACAAGTTAGTGGCCCAACAATTTCAGTCACAAAGGACGTGACTAAAGTGTTTATAGCACTGAAGTTGGATGTAAAGATAAAAGATTAAGTGTGCTGCTATTTAAAAGTCAAATTATGATCATTCACCATCATCACTATTTTGATTCACATCATGCTAATCCTAATTACTGTGTTGTGGATAGTTTCATCtaacaatgttttttctttgtcttttctttttgttatatttaaatAGGTAAATATGtactatttattttgtttctgttttgtttgaattatgCAGCCACATAAGTTTGATTACGTCATTAGTATCTATTACTTGAATTACTTTAAGTATCTcttagtgcttttgttttgaaagtacCACCCAGCCTGAGCCAGCAGGTGAAGtctgcatactgtatatgggTGAGCAGGAATGTAGCAGTTAAGACACTTTTTACTAGACAGAGCCTAGAGATGCCATTGTTcctttgttaaaatgtgtttttttttttttttaaactgggcAAATAAACCTCACAAAATGCCATCTTTGCATGGCTAATGAACGTTTTTATCTCTGTGTAAGATTGCTTCCTTCCTCagtggatttgtttttgtttttggtcaatctGAGGACAAATAACCACTACCGTCactatagatttaaaaaaacatttagaaacacatgcaatgctaaaaaaaatatgaattttttCAAACCCCTGAACTCCACCATTTAGACTGCTCTCTGTTGGTCCCCTGTTAAATGATGCAGCCAGTTTTGTTCTGGTGATTCCTGCTCATCAACCCTCCCCCCCCAATCATAGCTCATTAAAGCCTCTCAGTTAATTAACCACATTCATATGGATCTTTTTTCTAAGGACAAGCAATATAGTGACAGGATGACAGGGACAGGGAAAACCCAAAATAGATTGGGATGGTAAAGAGGAAGAGTGAGCAGAATGAAATCTAGTCCCTAAGTTGTGTCTGGGCTGCAGAAGGTAGCTCAACATAGCCTTTGTTTCCTGGATTTaaacaaaatcacaaaaatgAGGTGTGACTGGCCAGGGTTAGCTCACATATTGATTTTCAAGTGCTTGCCAGGTTATACAGACCTTGTCCTCCAGTGTGTGAAGAATACAACAGCAAGCAGGGTGAAGACGGGGGGGTGTTTACCACAGACAACAGGAGAGTCTGTAGAGGAAATAAAGTCATGTTTATGATgtttataaattatatttagtcTTTTAATTATCTCACTGGGTTTTATGACCACTCTGGAAATACATAAAGGAAATACATCCCCTGGCATGCAGGATGAGACACCAAAGGACTCTCCAATACAGCTCcttgaaaaaaaagcacaacacCTAAACACGCACACGTTTAACTGACACAACACACTGAACACAAGGTACAGCTGAGACTGATGTTTTGCATGTATTAAGACATAAACCAAATATTGTACAAATGAAAAGttctacctgatgatggtgctggAGGGAAAGTTACATTTTGTAACCCTTCCTCTGACCATTGTGTGGAGCTAGAGTGGTATAGTGGGACTTAACATTATACCCCCTATTCTTATTTCATTAACGGCATCTCCTATTGTCCAGCCAAAGCTCTTGATCTGTCGTATTTCCTTCTCGTGGAAAGGTTGGAACACCTTCTGAGTAGGGTGATGTACTTTGAAGTTTGCCCAGTATGTTAATGcaaatctgatttttttctgatttccAATGGCCTTTAATTCATTTCTACTTGCAAGGGTGATACTGGGGTTGTTGTGATCGCCCCACAACGGAGTATCATGGCCTGATACTGAATTATATCCAACTTTTTCAGTAATGTTCTTGATGCAGACTGGTAAATTGGGCACTTATAATCCAAAACTGCGCTGAATAGGTTTCAGTTTTTTAAGAGATCCTACTTGCTCCCCCCTCCCTACCCCTCAAACCTCTTGTATTtagtactttttaaaaagtgtaaagAAAGAATATTCTATATTCCTTCCCCCTTTTTCCACACAACTCCATCATCTGCAAACTGTAGACCCGTCAACcctaaaaaacatttgacaaaaaaaatgttttttacggTCTTTATTGTATTCCTAAATAATGCCTACTCTTTCGCTTTTCCTAGAAAAACAATGCCTATATTTCTGCATTGAGATCATCAATTCTCTGGTTTatacttttcattttccttcagttaATATTTTATACTTGTTCCAATTTCTTCCTCGAATTTCCATCCCCCTTTCTACTCCAAAACCTATGAATATTAGATGATGACCTTTAGTGCTTATTTTAAATACTACTAAATACGACTACTCCTCAGCTGTGACACCAAAGTAAGATCTATTGCCGACTCTGTACCCTCACCTAaatggtgtttggtgttttttgcccccaacacTCCTTCCAGGTTCCACGACAACGGTTATGTTTAGGGttcgggttagggttagctgtcTGGAAGGCAACGTTGGAGGctaaaaaaatactattactactaaataagtattttttttcccttgatAAATCTTGCACGTTTAGGAATTTAGCTGCTGCCTAAACCAtgaatttgattttctccatctTGGTTTTGGCGTGCTCTGAACCGTTGATGACGTCAGCTAAAAAAGGAGCACTAACCTACCTATGACCTTTCCTATCCACTGATATTCCGGTAGACGTTTTGTGCCTGCCCTGAGCCCATGCCCATTTAGTCTTGTTATGGTTGACTCCTTCTTTTCTCAAGTCACCGTCACTACCCATTTTAAATTTGAGAGCGAACTTCCATCAAAATCCTTTTCCTGGCGTTTCCTGGCCTTCATCAGACAATTTGTCAATTGACTATTCCTGCTATCCTTTCTCCCTCATCCTCTTCTACTCTGCACTCTTTAAACAATCCATCTCCCTATTTTCATCCTATGACATTTCAGACTAAAACTTGCCATGCTGATCCAGCCCCAAACCAGAGTGGGCTAAGAAAAGTCTGCCAACAAGCAGCAAAACCTAACAATACAAACCAGCTCTCAGTGCCAACTggctacttcttcttcttttttttaatggtgacTGACAATCAGACAGAGCATTTTCGCCACCTGCTGTATCCTTATTACATTCTTCTTATATCCTTTTGATTAGTCCAGTTATTGTTTTGTAAATAGGCAAAGATGTGTTTAATCACCGTTTGACATCACATCTCTGTGTGATTTAAggacacatatataataataactatGAATAGAGAGCTGTATATTACGCATCACCTGTGATTTCTTTACAGTTCTGCAAGATcttctttacttttttgaaaattaatgtattaacaaaaacatggtaatatgaaaactataaaaaacaaacagaaaacataccaaaaaaaatcttacgTTATAGGATACATAGATTTAGGGTGtaaattgttttcttctttttagaaAAATGATGGTTTATGATTGGAAAGTTGAGATCTTTTATGAATTGATGATGTAATAGGTTGATTTGTTTTGTAGAGTAAAAAAATTTGGGGACATAACCAAGATTGGGGACATGACCAAAAAAGATATCATTGGAAACCATTTTGACAAAATGTGCAGACCACATCAATTTCCTTTTTGTATCTTTGTAGAAATATCTTGGAgggattaaaaacaataaatcattaTAAAAAGTCACGTCCTTTACCCCATTTGAAATCAGATATTCCGAAGGTAAGCAACAAATAGTGCAGGTCTGAAGTTATTCCATTAGGAAACAACGTTCAGAACAGaggccaatttttttttaaacatgtatatcACGGTtatcaataataatatttaaacaaGAGAAACAGGTCCGACCAACACCGGTAACAACAGGACCCAGTGGTAGCACTGTAAATACGGATAATAGCCTCTAAGAAGCATTAAGGCACCGGAAGGGATTGCATAAAAATCTAAAGCGTATTTCTTTGGTGTTGTAATACCATACTTGTTCAGAAGATCAGAGTGTGACATTGCACCATTAGAACTGAGGAGCTGCTAACAGGATACAATCCATGGAGAAATCAATGTTGCAAGAACCATGATTTATGTTTATCTAATGTTGTCTCCATTATTCCTGATATAATATCTGTATAGGGAAAATTTGCTTAGGAATAGACCAGGAAATGAGCATTTGTTTGTGAAAATTTGCCAATTTCAAGAGATTTCCTTTAACATTATAGATTCAGAGTAAAACATATTTAAGGCGACAACTAGGCTAAAGTGTCTGGTATTCTCGTCGTTCCCGACCCGTCCGCGACAGTGTGACGTCATGGgaagttgcgcatgctcagatttaaacggtttacggcatagtgtgtcatactgaaatttgtgaaatccatgaaagaCTAAACTTTTCAAGTTTATTCAATTTACAAACTTATTTTACAAACAATaagagaagatggaaatcatttcaaaaacgttttagctatcaaTTATTGTtaggttgctaacgttagctcaaaacgccattcaactgacaaactttgttgtgtgtgactgctaacttgtagccagcagtgaacgaacTTTGTTAAAGAGgttcatttttactgtactgacattacaggagtctctcgttagcatcttgtatgctacttgttgcaaagtgacgcatgcgcaactaaCATCTTCactcgtcgcaaagtgacgcgTGCGCGACTtgaatctgcactcgactcacatcgggcagtgacactCGAGTCGCGGGCGGTGGTCGCGATACtagttgcagtcttctcctgaacagaggtggcACAACTGAGGAAAGGCTCCCAACATTGCTATTTCTACGGACTAAAAGAAGAcgaaaaaggtaaacaacggcgaagagaagaagagaagcacTTTGAATGATTCAGAATGCCTGCAGAACGATTCAATGACCTACTTTGtcggatcaagcctttcatAACAtaactcatcttaacccagtTGGTGTACAAGAGAGACTTGCAGTCACTCCgagagtcctggcatccggttGCCCTCAAACTCGTCCATGCTTCCTGTTTCCGCTTTGTCGTGCGccgcagaaaaaaacagagtggTGGTTAAAATCCTGGAGTGCCAGCGAGCTCTACATTATTTTGACACGTTATTGCATGACTGGTGGCCTTAAGTCTCAAACATTTGTTGTGCTCGTTTGTGTTTGTGGTCAGGCCAAAATAAAGGAATTCAACATCAAGCCCCTTACATATTGTAAAACAGAGATTTATATGAGACAAGATAAAAAATGTCTGTTGTTATGAAAGCAGCCCTCCTGCAGTCTGTGCAGCTGCCTCTACATCACCCTGACCCTTTTACCCCAAAGCCCAAAAGACATTCATCAAGCTGTACACACATaagtgcacatgcacacatacaaataatACAATGAAGGAATGTGTCAAGCCTTTAAATGCGGTTACAACTTGCTGAGGCTGGGAAGAGGGCTGGCTTTGTTCCCTGCTCAGACTGGGCGGGTGGTGTAAGAGCCAATAAGGGGAGAAAGCCATGCAGGACAAGTTAGGGGGAGAGGGGGCCATCTCTGGCCAGTGTTGGCCTCTTCCTACCACAGCTTCATGCACATTCACTAGAGTTGAAAATGTGTGTCCAGAAGGGTTAACAGGAAGTACAAAGAGGACTGTTGAATGCTATTTTGGGGAAAGCATCAGGGGAAAAGTGGAAAAGATTCGGAGATAGAAAAAAGGTAAGAACTTAAGTTTGCAGGACTCATAAAAGGTGCAAACTTTTAATGAGCAGTTTGAAGGAAACTAAGTGTGGTCAGTTTGAGGTCTCATATTGGGATCTAGGGCCACAGTGAAATGGACGGGGCGCAAATAATGAAAGAGGATGACAAGAAGGAGAAGACGGAAGAGGAGGTGGTGCACCTTCGGAGAGAGATCGGCTTGCTGCCTGCTGTGTCCTTTATCATTGGTACAGTGGTGGGCAGTGGGATCTTCATTGCACCCAAGGGAGTCCTACTGAACAGCGGCA
Protein-coding regions in this window:
- the LOC116673266 gene encoding tetraspanin-7-like encodes the protein MSSALPYDSLSARPSPSRQVLDWERQQLAVRRLSSPRGFDLLSPPPLPSRPSAIPGYLLPPYQEQEEQLHQQQQRLSLSVGSEASLAPPAPPPVGAAPPCCRPFGVMHLLRLGLLAFSCLFWAAGLAILSLGVWAQISLADYMLLSANRYPNAPLILLTTGAAITAWGFLGCLGVAANLPCVLRAYGFFQLAALIAGLAAGLSGLFYREDIAGGFRSGLQRAVAGYTEDEGRADALDSLQRSLECCGADGWHDWLTSDWAIQHMTFLLNENGTSVSLPDSCCVRRKGCKNRPLLSDDVEGVTAAGIHPHGCFRKVFSLVNDNVFHIAATVLGLAFTQIGGIALACLLANKLAPRQHRRVVAH